From a single Drosophila sulfurigaster albostrigata strain 15112-1811.04 chromosome 3, ASM2355843v2, whole genome shotgun sequence genomic region:
- the LOC133843915 gene encoding protein Exd1 homolog, whose protein sequence is MNGANNNCAIWKQCDSDSGDSVSTFSSAPLWNHKGVKCASLLSHEMQSLEKKLQRIIFIQQTDQSYHLALDDIRDQSEISLLVEPSFYGRHCSTSVIAIATSNNTYIFDVRALGKIFKSLSELLEAKVPRKIMHYSHRICDLFAHKHNIKIDGICDTFVELCVTRQDRGLCSLREAISLTLNIPMSELTCDEIESPRESVRNFTGRPLSKDQLQILGKLAILQQKLHDRLIYGNICTELQQMTTNFSYEFKKHSNSTEEIALNMAPESKIGTECINQFYLISTKMSDS, encoded by the exons ATGAATGGGGCAAACAACAATTGTGCAATCTGGAAGCAGTGCGACAGCGATAGCGGCGATAGCGTGTCTACATTTTCCTCTGCACCACTTTGGAATCATAAAGGAGTCAAGTGCGCCTCACTGCTATCGCATGAAATGCAATCGCTGGAAAAGAAATTACAACgcattatatttatacagCAAACGGATCAATCGTATCACTTGGCACTTGACGATATTCGTGATCAGTCCGAAATCTCTTTGTTGGTGGAGCCCAGTTTTTATGGACGCCATTGCAGTACATCTGTTATCGCAATTGCCACATCGAATAATACCTATATTTTTGATGTCCGTGCACTGGGTAAAATATTCAAGTCACTGTCGGAGCTGCTGGAAGCAAAAGTTCCTCGCAAAATAATGCACTACAGCCATCGGATCTGCGATTTATTTGCTCATAAGCacaacattaaaattgatGGTATTTGCGACACTTTCGTTGAGCTGTGTGTGACGCGTCAGGATCGAGGACTTTGCTCTCTAAGGGAGGCCATATCTTTAACATTGAATATACCGATGTCCGAATTAACCTGTGATGAGATCGAAAGC CCAAGGGAGTCGGTACGGAACTTTACCGGTCGTCCGTTGTCTAAGGATCAACTTCAGATCCTGGGAAAGCTTGCCATATTGCAACAAAAATTACACGACAGGCTAATTTATGGAAACATTTGCACTGAGCTGCAGCAAATGACTACAAACTTTAGTTATGAATTCAAAAAACATTCGAATTCCACTGAAGAAATTGCCTTAAATATGGCACCTGAAAGCAAAATAGGAACCGAATGcatcaatcaattttatttaatttctaccAAAATGAGTGACTCCTGA